The stretch of DNA tcgttatttttttattttttttttggccgcaccaaaaatattctcaccgctttataatattaatattgaaccaccgtactcacatgaactaatttaaatatgtttttagtacctttatggatcttgagagaggaaatgtcatccCTATGGAGGACTCACGGAGatgatatcaaaaatatcttaatttgtgttccgaagattaacgaaggtcttacaggtgtggaacggcaccagggtgagtaataaatgacagaattttcatttttgggtgaactaaccctttaaaggaatTTAAAGTAGTGCATATGTCAAAAGTTAAATTAGCTCAGATACCTTGGAATATTCATAACAGATGTCAATGTTACATGTATTTAAGCCTCTATGCATTATTTGGAGTTTCCTCAGAAGAGTCATGGTTATCGCCACCAGTGGGTAAAGTCCTTGTTTTTTCTTCCTTGTTAGCACACAGATCAATACTACTAAAGTGGAAGGAGGCTGCTCCACCCACTTACATCAGTGGATCAGAAATATAATGTCTTGTCTCCACCTTGAGATGATCAGATACTTAAGAGGCTCTGAATAACATTCGTGACCCTGGCTGGACCACAAAagcagtcataagtcacacatTTGtggcaatagccaacaatacattgtatgggtcaaaattatcaaatgggtcaaaattatttttagtgagtggatatgcattgctaacgACTTTAtatggacaactttaaaggcgattttctcaataattatttttttgcaacctcagctttcagattttcaaatagttgtttctcagccaaatattgtcctatctaacaaaccatacatcaatggaaagcttattatatttattaatttaaaacattgacccttttgactgtttttgtggtccagggCCCATTATCTTGATTGTTCTAAATAATGTCATATTATTGACTGAAAAATCCCTTCCTATAAATGGAAGTCAAATCAGTGTATATTGTATTGTGTTTATTAATTGAGTTAGTTAGTTAATGTCCATGTATGTAGATGTGTCTATATATGCCTATACATACAATTTTGCAATTATCTTATGAAAATTACAGACCAGCATGGATGTAATCCCGGGAAATAGTTGGTGAGGGCTGTGCTGAATGTGATttgtattgtaaaataaaaaactttgagaataaaatgaatgaaattgCTATGAAACATTATGATTCAATAATTCCAAAATTATGTACTgtaatttttcacttttttttctttggttatACATCTCTAGGTTTAAAGATTTGAAAATTCTGGCTGCCTTATAGCCTCCTCTTCTGGTCATCGAAGGAAGCCTAGAGGAGACAGACGCTTCGCCTCCAGGCCGGCAGGGGGCAGAGCGCTTCAGGAGCCATCCGGTTTGACGTCACGCACGcggcaaaaacaaacatgacgTACGCGCGGCTTTTCTCAAAAgtgtagattttatttttttgcatactTTAGTGGCACAAACGCTATTATTTTCAGAAATACACAAACAAGAGGATATTTCAGTTTAGCAGTCGTTGAATATTCGCATACTAAAGGTGAGCATTTTGATATTTAAGGTTATGGTTTCGCTTATGGTTACTAATGTTTCAACGGttcaaaattaaatataacTTACAGTTTAACAGTGATTCTGAGCGGTTATAATCAACTTCAAGtgtaatattaatgttaataatatcaTTTATAACTTGATCTATTTATTGTGCATGTATATAGTTATTAGACAGCTAGCAAATCTCCTGTTCATGAGTCTTTCCACGAAACTGGTACGATTTGAGTTCATCTGAcctttttcagtgtattttatctATTGGGTCACCGTTTTTAAACGCTTTTTGTATTAATTGAAATGtctcctttaataatgtttaaaacatgacatacattttatattcatattagaaattatttagtttttttttttttagttgacaCCTCCTATTTTGTCCCTCAAGGCCTTCTATGAAAGTGTACTTgggatatgaataataaaatgagaaaaaagtccaTTCATTTTCCCATTCCTATAAATATCCATCCGTGCTTTTTTGCTGGTAATGTTTTttcatgattattcattaaaatcacattatttagTTCCGTTCCTCAGTAAACTCGTTACACAAATCATTCTCCccctataaaaataatgaaccaATACCTATGTGACATCTTTaataggaagtgacatcatagaAGTCTTCTGAACAACATTGTGAGCAGACACGGGCAAGTTACCactttctttaataattataactaaatTACATCAATTAAAGACAGAAAACTATTACTTCTGAAAATTATCTTTGTAatttcaacattattcatgatttcttAATATCATGCATGTCATGCGCTCTCCATTAATTCACTAGATTTAGAGCAGTGGCCAATTTGGGCAAAAAAATCACacctacatttttattattattttttgctgtgtttatgaaaaagtaatttaaagttaGTTGAATTCTGTCTGAAATGTTCATAAGAATACTGATTTTAGTTCAGATTCTGAAGTTAAgcctttgatcaaaaatgatgaGGTTACTTTCACAAAAAGTGCCCATTTCTGGCTTTAGTATAGCAAAAGTGTGAgattttatgtaacttttatatttgcaattacTGAATTAGTGTGAGGGTCATCTGATTAAtaggaaaatgttgattttatcacAAATGCATTTTATAGTAATACTCAGAGAGCTTCCATAGTGTCCATAACTTAAAACAATGACCAATAATAATAGGGATTTGATGCCTGAGATGGGACAATATGTTTTTTCTGGaagttaaatatgtcattaatgttgtggggtgttcacaagtaatacattttggtaaaaagtctaaaaatgtgtaAGTCCAAATCGTACCGGTTTCGTGGAATGATTCTTATACTTTACTGTGTTTCATATGTAAAGTGTTTTTGTCTGTAACTGTACAGTACAGAACCATAGTGAAACAGAGCTTTGCTAATCAAAGACAACATGCCATGtatgttacttttcaaaatgtaataactttaaatcattcttaatatttttggtgGATGGAAATTATTTCTTATTATGAATGATAAAAAAGATGAATTATAATGATTTGCAGGTAATTTTGGAAGTACATGGTCATGGATTCTGCAGAGACGAGATATGCTCATCTGCTGCAACCCCTGCGGGACCTCACCAAGAACTGGGACATTGACCTGGCCAGCCAGCTCGGAGAGTATCTCGAGGAGGTGAGAAAACACGCTGAGATCAAGCATCACcttaatggtttaaatgtacCTTTTCTTCCCAGACTCTCATTTTCTTGCTGTTGTTGACAGCTGGACCAGATGACCATTTCATTCGATGGTGGGAAAACCATGATGAACTTTGCAGAGGCTGCACTTTTAATTCAAGGATCAACATGCATCTATGGCAGAAAGGTAAATGTGTGAAATATAGTGATTAATTTTACTGAAATATAAGTTTAGtgattttcaataaaataagtaatattAAACAAGACATCTAGCATCATACATCTTAATAGTTCAAAGAAATGTTTTAGGTATTATcacttattatttatttagttagatTTAATGATTACAATATATGGGAAATTTGGCAGTTTTGTATGTTGATTGGCATcaactttaattttagttaatgcGTTAAGTAAtggaaccttactgtaaagtgtaaccaaaataagatttttttatttttttattttttttatcaaattaacACAAAGattcttttttctttacaaaattattctgaATATCTAGGTGGAGCTCCTTCACACTCTGGTGTTTCAAACATTGGACTACATCTCTAACAAAAACAAGAAGTAGGTGTTATTGTCTTGGACCTTAAATTTCTGTTTATTCTGTTAAATGGGTTTGTTGACATGCTATTTGTGCTTATCTCAACAGACGTGATAAACAAGGTTCTTCTTCAGATGGAAACCAAGAAAAAGCCCCTTCAGGCAATGAAGGTGACGATTGTGAGGTGTGTAAATGAGCGTTAACACTTGTTACCTTAAACAAAATGTAACATATTTATCAATCTGTAAGTGAatgagggttttttttattttttatgcagtTTGATGAGATTGAACAGGATGAGAATGGCAACTCTCAGAATATAACAATGAAAGATCCAACAGAGGTGAGTTGGGTTTCACCCCAgaaagtttgttttttgtttttacagtttAATGTGTAAATTAGATATCCACATTATTCTTAGTTTGCGTCTCTTTACTGGGTAAgattgaaatataataatatatgtttTTGATATTAAGTAATTTTactaaatatgtaaatgttctGCAGATGTCCTGGTTTTTCTGGGTCTAATTCTTCCTTATTCTTCTTTAGCCAGTGAAGATTATCCGTCTCCCTCCTGAATCTCTCATACCTGCAGAATCGCATGAGAAGCAGAAATACCCCCTTCTCAGGTAAAGACACTCTGACTCACACAGACAAATAAAAAGTTTGCACACAAGTTCCATCTGTAATATGACTGGTCATTCAGCCCAGTAGTACCAATTCAGGGAAAtatctgtatttatatatgtcTGGTTCAGTTGGAGAAAAGGAAGTTTATACGTAAACAAAGTAAAACGCTTTGCCAAAATGTTTGTTAATCGTTATTCTCTAGTCTTAAAGGGGAGCTTCTTGGCAGCTGTAAGGATTTCCGAATTAATAATTTCACCATGGATGAAGCTGGATTAATGCGTCTGGGCTCTTCCCATGCTCACTTCCTCAAGGAGGTTGCAGAAATCCAGCACAACTTCTCTGTACATGCACCTGTGCCCTTACAGACAGGTGAGGACACAGACTTCTTGCGTGTGGCAATCTGTACcaatgtgggttttttttttttaatggaaaaatataacaaatttcaaaaatattaagcagcacaactgttgtcaacattgataataataagaaatgtttcttgagcagcaaatcagcatgatttctgaaggatcatgtgacactgaagactggagtaatgatgctgaaaattcagctttgacatcataggaatagattacatttaaaatatattaaaatagaaagcagttattttaaattgcaataatatttcacaatattactggttttactgtatttatataaaataaatcagCCTTACAGGGTGAGCatatgagacttctttcaaaaacattttaaaagatcttactgaccccaaacttatgAATGATAGTTTACCTAAACCTTATTCCTAGTTCAAGACTAACAAATTACCAGACTGGtctattttgtttttatctAATTCTTGTCATCTGGTGTTCAGAAGGTGTTGCTGAGGTTGATGGTGGTTACGATGAAGAGGACGGTGGTGCTGAGGTTCTTCCTCCACTGGAAGATCATGGGATGGAGGTGGAGTCCGTGGAGTGGGTGGAAAGGCATCAGGTATTCGAACACTTTGTGATTTAAATGTTGACATTAGTAATGTTTCGCTTTTGTGAAACTGTCTGTTCAATGTAAAGTTTTCcccttttatttgttttaggCTCCCAGTGAGGGGAGGATGCTGAGACCGAGACCTGCAGAACAGCCAATTTCAGAGGAATCTAAGCAGCCCAAGGTATAGAGTGGTGCACTGACATAAAATGCCCTCTTTTCTTCACACTTAAACTTAATCCAGTAACCATGTTCACATGTTAAATTATCCTTTCATGATGTTGCATAATCATAGCCTCACAATACAATTGCATGTGCATTTTCCAGGAAATTGAGGACCCTTGGAAATGGCATGACCCATATGCTGTTTTTGGGGAGGACAAACCTCTCAAAACAGGTGTGTCCTCCATCTGATGTCCTTTAGGACATGTATATTGACATTTCCTCTTAAAATAACTCGGTTAATTAATCTTTTTCAATGTGACTTTTTGCTGTTGGAGTTATATTTTCATCTTTGCTCTCTAGGCAAGTGTTATAAAGTGCCAGCAGGTCTTGAAGAGTCTGGAAAAAGGAAGAGGAAGAGTCCTTCAAAACTGCAGGACTTTGGCAGCTGGTACTCTAAAGCCTGTAAGTTATTTTTATCAGGttgttgaaaatgaacaaactttATATTTTTCTTGTGAATCTAAGAGAGGTTATTTTCTTTTGCAGTTGAGACTGCAGATCGCAAGCTTAAGAATGGACCTACTTTTCCTGGTAATAATCTGAGGCgttgtgctatataaataaagttttacatattgttttaatatatacgaataataacgtttttttttttttttattgcagaccTTAATTACATGTTTGTGAGTAAAATGGATCAGCGTCTGAAAGTACAGAAGCAGATTCTCAGGAAAAGGGTAAGTATaattttgagtttgtgtgtgtgttttttttttttttccagatttttttttaatgaaattaatttttattcagcaagaatgcatcaaatttaaaaatgtgaccataaagacatttataatgttacaaaagattactatttcaaataaatgctgttcttatgatctttcttttcatcaaagaatcctgaagaaaAATATATCACGGtttctgcaaaaatattaaccagcagaactgttttcaacattgataagaatattaatgtttcttgagcaccaaatcagcattt from Chanodichthys erythropterus isolate Z2021 chromosome 8, ASM2448905v1, whole genome shotgun sequence encodes:
- the ncaph2 gene encoding condensin-2 complex subunit H2 isoform X2 — its product is MVMDSAETRYAHLLQPLRDLTKNWDIDLASQLGEYLEELDQMTISFDGGKTMMNFAEAALLIQGSTCIYGRKVELLHTLVFQTLDYISNKNKKRDKQGSSSDGNQEKAPSGNEGDDCEFDEIEQDENGNSQNITMKDPTEPVKIIRLPPESLIPAESHEKQKYPLLSLKGELLGSCKDFRINNFTMDEAGLMRLGSSHAHFLKEVAEIQHNFSVHAPVPLQTGVAEVDGGYDEEDGGAEVLPPLEDHGMEVESVEWVERHQAPSEGRMLRPRPAEQPISEESKQPKEIEDPWKWHDPYAVFGEDKPLKTGKCYKVPAGLEESGKRKRKSPSKLQDFGSWYSKAFETADRKLKNGPTFPDLNYMFVSKMDQRLKVQKQILRKRGVFVSDEELKKTYLEPENLEDQVEMVRHPDVEGEDFSDQEHDNLVDEIEPADRLGEQEQIFQDLHMSRMSYEDLVKKSVDLFLVNSQKYAQETALSRRVKEWEDGINPHLAAQETCPAFDIHEYGGRIVQALSSVGVKKSFAFVVKGKENTEACRYMLAALQLANDYTVEIDKEEGLEDSVDTMELTLLTTQRAHERLKTYNAPSATDIP
- the ncaph2 gene encoding condensin-2 complex subunit H2 isoform X1, with the translated sequence MVMDSAETRYAHLLQPLRDLTKNWDIDLASQLGEYLEELDQMTISFDGGKTMMNFAEAALLIQGSTCIYGRKVELLHTLVFQTLDYISNKNKKRDKQGSSSDGNQEKAPSGNEGDDCEFDEIEQDENGNSQNITMKDPTEPVKIIRLPPESLIPAESHEKQKYPLLSLKGELLGSCKDFRINNFTMDEAGLMRLGSSHAHFLKEVAEIQHNFSVHAPVPLQTEGVAEVDGGYDEEDGGAEVLPPLEDHGMEVESVEWVERHQAPSEGRMLRPRPAEQPISEESKQPKEIEDPWKWHDPYAVFGEDKPLKTGKCYKVPAGLEESGKRKRKSPSKLQDFGSWYSKAFETADRKLKNGPTFPDLNYMFVSKMDQRLKVQKQILRKRGVFVSDEELKKTYLEPENLEDQVEMVRHPDVEGEDFSDQEHDNLVDEIEPADRLGEQEQIFQDLHMSRMSYEDLVKKSVDLFLVNSQKYAQETALSRRVKEWEDGINPHLAAQETCPAFDIHEYGGRIVQALSSVGVKKSFAFVVKGKENTEACRYMLAALQLANDYTVEIDKEEGLEDSVDTMELTLLTTQRAHERLKTYNAPSATDIP